Proteins encoded together in one Gemmatimonadetes bacterium T265 window:
- the ribF gene encoding riboflavin biosynthesis protein produces MTDDRVTPPWGAVVTVGTFDGVHCGHADVLRVLAARARETALRSVLVTFAGHPLETLRPGDAPPLLTPGVEKPEALASVSVAIDRVVSLPFTPALAALSAEQFVLDVLRRQYNMRELLIGHDHGFGRGRAGDAAMLQALGAAHGFAVDVVPPVAAADGTPVSSTTVRDAVRRGDLASVGEQLGRPYGLRGHVVRGDQRGRLLGYPTLNIRSSDARKLLPPDGVYAVRVFLPDGQRDGMLNLGGRPTFGDVGRSIEVHLFDAAGDWYDAPVGVAFVARLRDVQRFDGVDALVAQLDRDAQAARLAVRDA; encoded by the coding sequence ATGACTGACGATCGCGTCACGCCGCCCTGGGGCGCCGTCGTCACCGTGGGCACGTTCGACGGCGTGCACTGCGGTCACGCCGACGTGCTCCGCGTTCTCGCGGCCCGCGCCCGGGAGACCGCGCTCCGCAGCGTCCTCGTCACCTTCGCCGGCCATCCGCTCGAAACCTTGCGTCCCGGCGACGCCCCGCCGCTGCTCACCCCCGGCGTCGAGAAGCCCGAGGCGCTCGCCTCGGTCAGCGTCGCGATCGACCGCGTCGTCAGCCTGCCGTTCACGCCGGCGCTCGCCGCGTTGTCGGCCGAACAGTTCGTGCTCGACGTCTTGCGACGGCAGTACAACATGCGCGAGCTGCTCATCGGGCACGATCACGGCTTCGGCCGAGGTCGGGCCGGCGATGCGGCGATGCTCCAGGCACTCGGCGCGGCGCACGGCTTCGCCGTCGACGTCGTGCCGCCCGTCGCCGCCGCGGATGGCACGCCCGTCTCGTCGACCACGGTACGCGATGCGGTCCGCCGCGGCGATCTCGCGAGCGTCGGCGAGCAACTCGGCCGACCGTACGGCCTTCGCGGGCACGTCGTCCGCGGTGACCAGCGCGGACGGCTGCTCGGCTACCCCACGCTCAACATCCGGTCGTCCGACGCCCGCAAGCTACTGCCGCCCGACGGCGTCTACGCGGTTCGCGTGTTCCTGCCCGATGGGCAGCGCGACGGCATGCTCAACCTCGGCGGCCGTCCCACGTTCGGCGACGTGGGACGGTCGATCGAAGTGCACCTGTTCGACGCGGCCGGCGACTGGTACGACGCCCCCGTCGGCGTCGCGTTCGTCGCCCGTCTGCGCGACGTGCAGCGGTTCGACGGCGTCGACGCGCTCGTCGCGCAGCTCGACCGTGACGCACAGGCGGCCCGTCTGGCCGTTCGCGACGCGTGA
- the rbfA gene encoding ribosome-binding factor A has protein sequence MFRGRVNLVPAARPNFLLMPFDNRRPDRVSEAIREEVATFLTDGVKDPRVRGLVTVTGVDVTRDLRHAKVFVSILGDEAARRETLDGLDAMAGHLRGHIGRALRLRSAPEIAFKYDQSVTYAARIETLLEKVRQERDGDSTAGPEPSSDRVP, from the coding sequence TTGTTCCGCGGACGCGTGAACCTCGTCCCGGCCGCCCGTCCCAACTTCCTCCTTATGCCGTTCGATAACCGTCGCCCCGACCGAGTGTCCGAGGCGATCCGCGAAGAGGTCGCCACCTTTCTGACCGACGGCGTCAAGGACCCGCGCGTGCGCGGGCTCGTGACCGTCACGGGCGTCGACGTCACACGCGACCTGCGACACGCCAAGGTTTTCGTCAGCATCCTCGGCGACGAGGCCGCGCGCCGTGAAACGCTCGACGGCCTCGACGCGATGGCGGGACACCTGCGCGGCCACATCGGGCGCGCACTGCGCCTGCGCTCCGCGCCCGAGATCGCCTTCAAGTACGACCAGAGCGTGACATACGCAGCGCGCATCGAGACGCTGCTCGAAAAGGTGCGTCAGGAACGGGACGGGGACAGCACGGCCGGCCCCGAGCCCTCGTCAGATCGCGTCCCGTAG
- the truB gene encoding tRNA pseudouridine synthase B — protein MPRDGLVLVDKPAGVTSHDVVNLARRAFGERRIGHAGTLDPFATGLLVLLLGRATRLLPYVSGDPKIYDATIRFGQETDTDDLHGAATRTAAPPALDAVHAALPQLTGAIDQLPPAYSAKRVNGRRAYTLARSGEEVTLAPARVRVDAWEVRAWHDATADVPVELDVRITCGPGTYIRALARDLGRAVGSAAHLAALRRTRSGAFDVADAVSLDALRERTPEPQPARDAVPEFASQALDATDLRRVFAGIAVDATASGERAALVDAHTGRLVAVAVRDGDRWQPRVVLHD, from the coding sequence GTGCCGCGTGACGGACTCGTACTGGTCGATAAGCCGGCCGGCGTGACCTCGCACGACGTCGTGAACCTCGCGCGCCGGGCGTTCGGCGAGCGTCGGATCGGCCACGCCGGCACACTCGACCCATTTGCGACCGGCTTGCTCGTGCTCCTCCTCGGGCGGGCAACGCGTCTGCTGCCGTACGTCAGCGGCGACCCGAAGATCTATGACGCGACGATCCGGTTCGGGCAAGAAACCGATACGGACGATCTGCACGGCGCCGCAACGCGGACCGCCGCGCCGCCTGCGCTCGACGCCGTGCACGCCGCCCTGCCGCAGCTTACGGGCGCAATCGACCAGCTGCCGCCCGCCTACTCGGCGAAGCGTGTGAACGGGCGGCGCGCGTACACGCTCGCGCGCTCCGGCGAGGAAGTGACGCTCGCGCCCGCCCGTGTGCGCGTGGACGCGTGGGAGGTGCGGGCGTGGCACGACGCGACGGCCGATGTACCCGTCGAACTCGACGTCCGGATCACCTGCGGGCCGGGCACGTACATCCGCGCGCTCGCCCGAGACCTCGGCCGCGCGGTCGGCAGCGCGGCGCACCTCGCGGCCCTGCGTCGCACGCGCAGTGGCGCGTTTGACGTCGCCGATGCGGTGAGCCTCGACGCCCTTCGCGAGCGGACGCCGGAGCCGCAACCCGCGCGCGACGCGGTCCCGGAGTTCGCGTCGCAAGCGCTCGACGCCACCGATCTGCGCCGCGTCTTCGCCGGCATCGCGGTCGACGCGACCGCGTCGGGCGAGCGCGCCGCGTTGGTCGACGCACACACTGGCCGGCTCGTCGCGGTCGCGGTGCGCGACGGTGACCGGTGGCAACCGCGCGTCGTGCTGCATGACTGA
- the nusA gene encoding transcription termination/antitermination protein NusA has product MAVSPDVLTAIRELTNAKQLDRAELFGLLQDGIIAALQKKYGPTVQAEVDIDDATGGIRIVMLKTVVAEPEDTAREISLDEARLQDEEFQVGDIYEREIPFHEFGRAAVQAAKQRIVQRVREGERTRIKDEFSSKVGELLSGEVQQIERGKIVLMLNRFREAEAIIPYREQNHREHAHQGETIRAVLKRVEDTPKGPRLVLSRADALFVQALFRLEVPEIQQGIVEIRAAAREVGSRTKIAVFSRDDAVDPVGACVGLKGARVQAVVNELGGERIDIVPWSADPERFAKLALAPAKVARVFSDHGAKTIQVIVDDDQLSLAIGRNGQNVRLASELTGWKLDLYSSREWTDRAPEPQSDTAPDGAEDETNVPLADIAGIEPAVVAVLEAGGYRMLDDILDLDRDDFLRLPGIAPAEADHLVALVESLTTEGEADEDDAGTSSVVG; this is encoded by the coding sequence ATGGCCGTCTCCCCCGACGTCCTTACCGCGATCCGCGAGCTGACCAACGCGAAGCAACTCGACCGCGCCGAACTGTTCGGCCTGCTCCAGGACGGGATCATCGCCGCGCTGCAAAAGAAGTACGGCCCGACCGTGCAGGCCGAGGTCGACATCGACGACGCGACGGGCGGCATCCGCATCGTGATGCTCAAGACCGTCGTGGCCGAGCCCGAGGACACCGCGCGCGAGATCTCGCTCGACGAGGCCCGTCTCCAGGACGAGGAGTTCCAGGTCGGCGACATCTACGAACGCGAGATCCCGTTCCACGAGTTCGGACGCGCCGCGGTCCAGGCCGCCAAGCAGCGCATCGTGCAGCGCGTACGCGAGGGCGAGCGCACGCGCATCAAGGACGAATTCTCGTCCAAGGTAGGCGAACTGCTCTCCGGCGAGGTCCAGCAGATCGAGCGTGGCAAGATCGTGCTCATGCTCAACCGGTTCCGGGAGGCGGAAGCCATCATCCCGTACCGCGAGCAGAACCACCGCGAACACGCGCACCAGGGCGAGACGATCCGCGCAGTCCTCAAGCGCGTCGAGGACACGCCGAAGGGGCCGCGCCTCGTCCTGAGCCGCGCCGACGCGCTGTTCGTGCAGGCGCTCTTCCGCCTCGAGGTGCCTGAAATCCAGCAGGGCATCGTCGAGATCCGCGCCGCCGCGCGCGAGGTCGGCAGCCGGACCAAGATCGCCGTCTTTTCGCGCGACGACGCGGTCGATCCGGTCGGCGCATGCGTCGGGCTCAAGGGCGCGCGCGTGCAGGCGGTCGTCAACGAACTCGGCGGCGAGCGCATCGACATCGTGCCCTGGTCGGCCGACCCCGAGCGCTTCGCGAAGCTCGCGCTCGCGCCGGCCAAGGTGGCGCGGGTGTTCAGCGACCACGGGGCGAAAACGATTCAGGTCATCGTCGACGACGACCAGCTCTCGCTGGCGATCGGACGCAACGGGCAGAACGTGCGCCTCGCGTCCGAACTCACCGGCTGGAAGCTCGACCTCTACTCGAGCCGCGAGTGGACCGACCGCGCGCCCGAGCCGCAGTCCGACACCGCACCCGACGGCGCCGAGGACGAGACGAACGTGCCGCTCGCCGACATCGCGGGAATCGAGCCCGCCGTGGTCGCGGTTCTCGAGGCGGGCGGCTACCGTATGCTGGACGACATCCTCGACCTCGACCGCGACGATTTTCTCCGTTTGCCGGGAATCGCGCCGGCCGAGGCGGACCACCTCGTCGCGCTCGTCGAATCGTTGACGACCGAAGGCGAGGCTGACGAGGACGACGCCGGCACGAGTTCGGTCGTCGGCTGA
- the secF gene encoding protein-export membrane protein SecF: MLRIFHDTHYDFIKWWRAMAIATATFIIVGMGATLLRGGLRYSIDFTGGTLMQLAFQQKPDVAQLRAALDAGGVRDAEITQFGSDREFTVRAQDENASAGASTHGAESVARRVRDVLAQRFGASAFTVVRTEAVGPRVGSELRRGAIIAILVSFALTLIYLWFRFEWRFGLAAVIATAHDIFTTIAFIGLMHLEVSLTVIAAILTVIGYSLNDTIIIFDRVRENLRKHRGMPLYDLVNLSVNETLPRSVLTHATTLGATLALLLFAGEVIRPFAWVMAFGIFTGTFSSIYVASAILIWIERRYPRPAVDARRAPAARPAVRPDRTLAAS, from the coding sequence ATGCTCCGTATCTTCCACGACACGCATTACGACTTCATCAAGTGGTGGCGCGCGATGGCGATCGCCACCGCGACCTTCATCATCGTCGGGATGGGGGCCACGCTCCTCCGCGGCGGCCTCCGGTACAGCATCGACTTCACCGGCGGGACGTTGATGCAGCTCGCCTTCCAGCAGAAACCGGACGTCGCGCAGCTCCGCGCTGCGCTCGACGCCGGCGGCGTCCGCGACGCCGAGATCACGCAGTTCGGGTCCGACCGCGAATTCACCGTTCGCGCGCAGGACGAGAACGCGAGCGCGGGCGCGTCGACGCACGGCGCGGAGTCGGTCGCGCGTCGCGTCCGCGACGTCCTCGCACAACGCTTCGGCGCGTCCGCGTTCACGGTCGTCCGCACCGAGGCCGTCGGCCCGCGGGTCGGCAGCGAGCTGCGGCGCGGCGCGATCATCGCCATCCTCGTGTCGTTCGCGCTGACCCTGATCTACCTGTGGTTCCGGTTCGAGTGGCGCTTCGGCCTCGCCGCGGTGATCGCCACCGCGCACGACATCTTCACGACGATCGCGTTCATCGGCCTGATGCACCTCGAAGTGTCGCTGACCGTCATCGCGGCGATCCTCACCGTCATCGGCTACTCGCTCAACGACACGATCATCATCTTCGACCGCGTCCGCGAGAACCTCCGCAAGCACCGCGGGATGCCCCTCTACGACCTCGTCAACCTCTCGGTGAACGAAACGCTCCCGCGCTCCGTCCTCACGCACGCGACGACGCTCGGCGCGACGCTCGCGCTCCTGCTGTTCGCGGGCGAGGTCATCCGGCCGTTCGCGTGGGTGATGGCGTTCGGGATCTTCACCGGGACCTTCAGCTCCATCTACGTCGCCTCGGCGATCCTGATCTGGATCGAGCGCCGGTACCCGCGACCTGCCGTTGACGCGCGGCGCGCGCCCGCGGCGCGCCCGGCCGTGCGCCCCGACCGAACGCTCGCCGCGAGCTGA
- a CDS encoding laccase domain protein: MRADVAAVTVPVAPSAPAGPDDAYLAFDVFAEWGIHAIVTTRAAGSFASVGDAPIGAVLDRWGTLQRYAAGGENGRLATARQVHGADLLEHDGTWRGWLRGPAADGHVAIARGTTLTVTVADCVPVYLAHPSGATAMLHSGWRGTAAGIVTAAIARLATAGHRASELRVLTGPAICGACYEVSPDVYAALTGTRVDRPRPVALDAVIARQARQAGVREVYTTDLCTRCDNRRLFSHRAGDPGRQLGVLWAG, translated from the coding sequence GTGCGGGCCGACGTGGCCGCGGTCACGGTGCCGGTTGCGCCAAGCGCGCCGGCCGGGCCGGACGACGCGTACCTCGCCTTCGACGTGTTCGCTGAGTGGGGCATACACGCGATCGTGACGACGCGCGCCGCCGGCTCGTTCGCGAGCGTGGGGGACGCGCCGATCGGCGCCGTGCTCGACCGCTGGGGAACGCTCCAGCGCTACGCCGCCGGCGGCGAGAACGGACGTTTGGCGACGGCGCGGCAGGTGCACGGCGCCGACCTGCTCGAACACGACGGAACCTGGCGCGGTTGGCTCCGCGGTCCCGCGGCCGACGGCCACGTCGCGATCGCGCGCGGGACCACCCTCACGGTGACCGTAGCCGATTGTGTGCCGGTCTACCTCGCCCACCCGTCGGGCGCGACCGCAATGCTCCACTCCGGCTGGCGCGGGACGGCGGCCGGCATCGTCACCGCCGCGATCGCCCGCCTTGCCACGGCCGGCCATCGCGCGTCGGAGCTGCGCGTGCTCACCGGCCCGGCGATTTGCGGCGCCTGTTACGAGGTCAGCCCTGACGTGTACGCGGCACTGACCGGCACGCGGGTCGACCGACCGCGCCCCGTTGCACTCGACGCGGTCATTGCGCGCCAAGCCCGCCAGGCCGGCGTGCGCGAGGTGTACACGACCGACCTCTGCACGCGCTGCGACAACAGGCGGCTGTTCTCGCACCGGGCAGGGGATCCTGGTCGCCAACTCGGGGTACTCTGGGCAGGCTGA
- the murA gene encoding UDP-N-acetylglucosamine 1-carboxyvinyltransferase, with the protein MAQSPSAVQFVVEGGRRLAGSIRPSGNKNAALPIVAATLLTEHPVTLDNVPRIRDLETLVELVRSLGPSIEWVGRNTLHVHARDVIPAELDRDLSRKIRGSILLAGPLLGRCGRVTLPPPGGDVIGRRRLDTHFLALEQLGARYTVDSQITLEADVLHGADVFLDEPSVTATENALMAAVMARGTTVLRNAASEPHVQDLAHFLVALGARVDGIGTNTMTVEGGATLGPASYRIGPDHIEVGSFIGLAAVTGSELRIEDAGVEHLRSTLMGFERLGITCRVDAGDLVVPAEQSRRIQSDLGGHVPTISDQPWPAFPADTMSIAIVTATQCDGMVLMHEKMFESRMFFVDKLIGMGARIVLCDPHRAIVAGPSALRAATMESPDIRAGMAMLLAALCAEGTSVINNVGQIERGYERIDERLGALGAQIQRVENRRHE; encoded by the coding sequence ATGGCCCAATCGCCGTCCGCCGTGCAGTTCGTGGTCGAGGGAGGCCGGCGGCTCGCCGGCAGCATACGCCCGTCCGGCAACAAGAACGCGGCGCTGCCGATCGTCGCGGCGACGCTCCTGACCGAGCACCCGGTCACGCTCGATAACGTTCCCCGCATCCGCGACCTCGAAACGCTCGTCGAGCTCGTCCGTTCGCTCGGCCCCTCCATCGAATGGGTCGGACGGAACACGCTACACGTGCACGCGCGCGACGTTATACCGGCCGAACTCGATCGCGACCTCTCCCGCAAGATTCGCGGCTCGATCCTGCTCGCCGGCCCGCTGCTCGGCCGCTGCGGGCGCGTCACGCTTCCGCCGCCCGGCGGCGACGTGATCGGCCGCCGCCGGCTCGACACGCACTTCCTCGCGCTCGAACAGCTCGGCGCACGTTACACCGTTGATTCGCAAATCACGCTCGAGGCGGATGTGCTGCACGGCGCTGACGTGTTCCTCGACGAGCCGAGCGTGACGGCGACCGAGAACGCGCTCATGGCGGCGGTCATGGCCCGCGGAACTACCGTGTTGCGGAACGCGGCGAGCGAACCGCACGTGCAGGATCTCGCGCACTTCCTCGTCGCGCTCGGCGCGCGCGTCGACGGGATCGGGACGAATACGATGACGGTCGAGGGCGGGGCGACCCTCGGACCCGCTTCGTACCGTATCGGCCCCGACCACATCGAGGTCGGCTCGTTCATCGGGCTCGCCGCCGTCACCGGCTCGGAACTGCGCATCGAGGACGCCGGGGTCGAGCACCTCCGCTCGACGCTCATGGGCTTCGAACGGTTGGGGATCACGTGCCGCGTCGACGCCGGCGACCTCGTCGTGCCCGCCGAGCAGTCGCGGCGCATTCAGTCGGACCTCGGCGGGCACGTGCCGACGATCTCCGACCAGCCCTGGCCCGCCTTCCCGGCCGATACGATGTCGATTGCGATCGTGACCGCGACACAGTGCGACGGGATGGTCCTGATGCACGAAAAGATGTTCGAGTCGCGCATGTTCTTCGTCGACAAGCTGATCGGCATGGGCGCGCGCATCGTGCTCTGCGACCCGCACCGCGCGATCGTCGCCGGACCCTCCGCGCTCCGCGCCGCGACGATGGAATCGCCCGACATCCGGGCGGGCATGGCGATGCTGCTCGCCGCGCTCTGCGCGGAGGGCACGAGCGTCATCAACAACGTGGGCCAGATCGAGCGCGGCTACGAGCGAATCGACGAACGACTCGGCGCGCTCGGCGCGCAGATCCAGCGCGTCGAGAACCGCCGGCACGAGTAG
- the gatB gene encoding aspartyl/glutamyl-tRNA(Asn/Gln) amidotransferase subunit B, which produces MTAPAATARSAAEWMREYEMVVGLEVHLQLDTQTKAFCNCSTAFGDAPNANTCPVCLALPGALPVLNRHAVELATRAALALGCTVHPTSVFARKNYFYPDLPKGYQISQFDEPLATGGNVQIGETDVGEPITVRVTRVHMEEDAGKSLHDRFARETAIDLNRAGVPLVEIVSEPDMRSAAEAGAYLRAVKQLVQYVGASDASMEEGSLRVDANVSARPLGQTHLGAKCEIKNMNSFSGVERAVEVEFARQCGILARGVRVEQQTMLWNAARQEVRPARSKEGSHDYRYFPEPDLPPLVLTTAWIEAQRAGLPELPSARRARIRKEHGLSLQDVDVLAADPALADYYESVARIHGDPKTAANWIARDVLTALNETGESVQQFAVRVRPEDLAALLGMVRDGSLSRAAGTAVFGIMRRTGESAAMIAERDQLTQVSDDAPLRRWIDEVFDERPDEARRYLAGERKLQGVLVGLVMKKSKGTADPKRLNALLAARLPS; this is translated from the coding sequence GTGACCGCCCCCGCGGCCACCGCGCGCAGCGCGGCCGAGTGGATGCGCGAGTACGAGATGGTCGTCGGGCTCGAGGTGCACCTCCAGCTCGACACGCAGACGAAGGCGTTCTGCAACTGCTCGACGGCGTTCGGCGACGCGCCCAACGCGAACACCTGCCCGGTCTGCCTCGCGCTCCCCGGCGCGCTCCCGGTCCTCAACCGGCACGCCGTCGAGCTCGCGACGCGCGCGGCGCTCGCGCTCGGCTGCACCGTGCACCCGACGTCCGTCTTCGCGCGCAAAAATTACTTCTACCCCGACCTGCCGAAAGGCTACCAGATCTCGCAGTTCGACGAGCCGCTCGCGACCGGCGGCAACGTGCAGATCGGCGAGACCGACGTCGGCGAGCCAATCACCGTCCGCGTGACGCGCGTCCACATGGAAGAGGATGCGGGCAAGTCGCTCCACGACCGCTTCGCGCGCGAGACCGCGATCGACCTCAACCGTGCCGGGGTCCCGCTCGTCGAGATCGTCAGCGAGCCGGACATGCGCTCGGCGGCCGAGGCGGGCGCCTACCTGCGCGCGGTCAAGCAGCTCGTGCAGTACGTCGGCGCGAGCGACGCGAGCATGGAGGAGGGCTCGCTGCGCGTCGACGCGAACGTCTCCGCGCGCCCGCTCGGCCAGACGCACCTCGGCGCCAAGTGCGAGATCAAGAACATGAACTCGTTCTCCGGCGTCGAGCGCGCGGTCGAGGTCGAGTTCGCGCGCCAGTGCGGGATCCTCGCGCGCGGCGTGCGCGTCGAGCAGCAGACGATGCTCTGGAACGCCGCGCGTCAGGAAGTCCGGCCGGCGCGCTCGAAAGAAGGCAGCCACGACTACCGCTACTTCCCCGAGCCGGACCTGCCGCCGCTCGTGCTCACGACGGCGTGGATCGAAGCGCAGCGCGCGGGCCTTCCCGAACTCCCGTCCGCGCGCCGCGCGCGCATACGCAAGGAGCACGGGCTCTCGCTCCAGGACGTCGACGTGCTCGCCGCCGATCCCGCGCTGGCCGACTACTACGAGTCGGTCGCGCGCATCCACGGCGACCCGAAGACGGCCGCGAACTGGATCGCGCGCGACGTGCTCACCGCGCTCAACGAGACCGGCGAGTCGGTGCAGCAGTTCGCCGTGCGCGTCCGCCCGGAGGATCTCGCCGCCCTGCTCGGCATGGTGCGCGACGGCTCGCTCAGCCGCGCCGCCGGCACCGCCGTCTTTGGCATCATGCGCCGTACCGGCGAGTCGGCCGCGATGATCGCCGAGCGCGACCAGCTCACGCAGGTGAGCGACGACGCGCCGCTGCGGCGGTGGATCGACGAGGTGTTCGACGAGCGCCCGGACGAGGCGCGGCGCTACCTCGCGGGCGAACGCAAACTGCAGGGCGTGCTGGTCGGCCTGGTGATGAAGAAGTCCAAGGGCACGGCCGACCCGAAGCGACTCAACGCACTGCTCGCCGCGCGACTCCCAAGCTGA
- the gatA gene encoding glutamyl-tRNA(Gln) amidotransferase subunit A: MSTLDLLDLPAAALGAGVRTGAYARDAATEASLAAAARLEAADVRAFVDLHPSAHAATAAARDGSHEKARTGVLAGVPVAIKDNLADLSLRTTCGSKILAGYVSPYEATAVARLLDAGAVVVGKTNMDEFAMGSSTEHSAYGPTRNPIDPSRVPGGSSGGSAAAVAAGVVRIALGSETGGSVRQPAAFCGVVGVKPTYGRVSRYGLVAFASSLDQVGVFGRTVDDAAVALEVIAGRDPHDATSADIPVPSLQFGADDVRPNGHGPLAGLKIGRPREYFPDGLDPAIRALADAALDRLRALGASVKDVSLPHTDLAIPVYYILAPAEASSNLARFDGVRYGPRAASDSLRALYDRTRAEGFGPEVTRRILLGTYALSHGYYDAYYRKAQEVRGLIAADFADAFDGVDLLFTPTTPTPAFPLGSLSDPYEMYLSDIFTATANLAGVPAMSLPIGDVGGLPVGGQFMAPHFGEATMFRAAAALERALALPSPAGGARA, encoded by the coding sequence ATGAGCACGCTCGACTTGCTCGACCTCCCGGCCGCCGCGCTTGGCGCGGGCGTGCGCACCGGAGCGTACGCGCGCGACGCGGCGACCGAGGCGAGCCTCGCCGCCGCCGCGCGGCTCGAAGCGGCGGACGTGCGCGCGTTCGTCGACCTCCACCCGAGCGCCCACGCGGCGACCGCGGCTGCGCGCGACGGCTCGCACGAGAAGGCGCGCACGGGCGTGCTCGCCGGCGTTCCGGTCGCGATCAAGGACAACCTCGCCGACCTCTCGCTCCGGACGACCTGCGGGTCGAAGATCCTCGCCGGCTACGTCAGCCCGTACGAGGCGACCGCCGTCGCGCGCCTGCTCGACGCGGGCGCGGTCGTGGTCGGCAAGACGAACATGGACGAGTTCGCGATGGGGTCGTCTACGGAACACTCGGCGTACGGGCCGACGCGCAACCCGATCGACCCCTCGCGCGTGCCGGGCGGCTCGTCGGGCGGGTCGGCGGCGGCCGTCGCGGCGGGCGTCGTCCGCATCGCGTTAGGCTCCGAGACCGGCGGCTCGGTCCGCCAGCCGGCGGCGTTCTGCGGCGTCGTCGGCGTCAAACCCACGTACGGCCGCGTGAGCCGCTACGGCCTCGTCGCCTTCGCGTCCTCGCTCGACCAGGTCGGCGTCTTCGGCCGGACCGTCGACGACGCCGCGGTCGCGCTCGAGGTCATCGCCGGGCGCGACCCGCACGACGCGACGAGCGCGGACATCCCCGTCCCGTCGCTGCAGTTCGGCGCCGACGACGTACGCCCGAACGGCCACGGCCCGCTCGCGGGCCTGAAGATCGGCCGGCCGAGGGAGTACTTCCCGGACGGCCTCGACCCCGCCATCCGCGCCCTGGCGGACGCCGCGCTCGACCGGCTGCGGGCGTTAGGCGCGAGCGTGAAGGACGTCTCGCTGCCGCACACCGACCTTGCGATCCCGGTCTACTACATCCTCGCGCCCGCGGAGGCGTCGAGCAACCTCGCGCGGTTCGACGGGGTCCGCTACGGCCCGCGCGCCGCGTCCGACTCCCTCCGCGCGCTCTACGACCGCACGCGCGCCGAGGGCTTCGGCCCCGAGGTCACCCGCCGCATCCTGCTCGGCACGTACGCGCTCTCGCACGGCTACTACGACGCGTACTACCGCAAGGCGCAGGAGGTGCGCGGCCTCATCGCCGCGGACTTCGCCGACGCCTTCGACGGCGTAGACCTGCTCTTCACGCCGACCACGCCGACGCCGGCGTTCCCGTTAGGCTCGCTGTCCGACCCCTACGAGATGTACCTGAGCGACATCTTCACCGCGACGGCCAACCTCGCCGGCGTCCCCGCGATGAGCCTGCCGATCGGCGACGTCGGCGGCCTGCCCGTCGGCGGCCAGTTCATGGCCCCGCACTTCGGCGAGGCGACGATGTTCCGCGCCGCCGCGGCGCTCGAGCGCGCGCTCGCGCTGCCGTCCCCCGCCGGGGGGGCGCGCGCGTGA